AGTGCACACGTGCAACGGTTATTTTTACTTCACGGTGAAACCATTTTCTGCAAACGAGTTTGAATTTTTTCACGCCGCAGTCAGCGATCAGATCGACAAAACAGGTCGACAGCATAAGCAACTAAATCCAGGTATGACTCCAGATCACTGCAGCAATTGATGTAAGTACTTGCACTAGTGTTCGAATAAGCCACTAGCCCGCCAGTACGTGGCTAGTAAAagtccagtcgggccagtattGGCTAGTGGATGTTCACGTGGTCATTGTGTGATTATATCACTCTCCGACTTAAGGTGTAATAAGCGTATAAATCATGTAAGATTATGGAGTGATAAAATGTTCATATTAGCAACTtgattatgaaacaagtgtctgCTTTGAAATTTCGTGCtagttaattatttttttcatataggctagtaactttcaggcaggctagcccgactggctagcaaaaCTGATACAAGCATTCGTTCCGTACTTACTATGACGGCAAGAACGGCTAAAATAGCCCTAGGAGCTGCCATTTTTTCAACCTTCGCCTGCAAAAGAAAATTTTCAGCTAAAACCCTTATTATTTATAGTAAATCGATTCGTAAACGAGTTATATTAAACTTAActaatatactctttaaaacgcaagggaacctgaactttcaatttggataggaagtgtaaacgctgacaaacgtttcaagtacagacatcttatgaacgcaccaccatttccctctattaccacccctaaacacaacgcacgATATGCACGTgtacaacgcagtagccccatacacgtgcgtGGGGGCCAATTCTTGATTCTGACgattttcaagaaggtcgagaaatcacttagaacattcattttgacgatcatcttgcatcacacatttgttagggTTTGTTTCTaatcgtttgttttaaaaggaaaattgtacacatgcgaattacatgccatacaccagtcaCCTATCAAAAGTGGctacattccaaatagctaTGGTTATAAGGAAGTGGAAATGGTGAtgtactctcaaaacattcaataatatcatatcaacattgattgactccgataaatctcctagaTATTTTccatcgtaaataaaaaaaaatgttgcctacttttttgaagagtatattacgTTTTCGAAAGTTTAAGATTTAAACGTCATTAAACCGTTCCAGAAATTATGCATTACTTGTGTCACGACGATTCAAGCTCTGACTCGGTACCTGTCGTCTGAAACCTGTCGATAAACCCTTTTATACCTCAGATGACGTCACATGCACGTTTTGCACGCGGGTGTGTTCAAGCAATTGAACCATGCTCATTACGATACCTCATACCTCACACATAGTTGTACTTCGATTGGgtcaatgttgttttgttttatggggtttttgttttttgcaaTAAGTAATAATGGATAAGGGTATAACTTGGCCATGTTGCTTGTACACCTAAACCTTTTTCAAAGCATCCAGTCAATGTTTGCTTGCTTTAAAGTTTTGGGGTTTCTTTTGCAgttgttctctctctctctctctctctctctctctctctctctctctctctctctctctctctgtctgaaccacatattgctggagtattgcaaaaggcggcgtaaaaccatattcactcacccgtaatgtatgaagcccatttccggcgtcccccgctgtgatatcgctggagtATTagtaaaggcggcgtaaaaccatactcactcacttataaagTCTCACGTTTACATGACGCTTATTTCTGTGTGACGAAACGAGCATTCCCACCAAAGAAGTGAAAAGTGAATGGTGATAAGCCTGACACCTTATCGGCGAGGATTACACTATTGGCAATATTAACTGACTATTTGTAAAGAACGACACTACACGTGGCCGTTGTCCATGGGGATGACCTGCAAGTGGACCATTTCTAGCAAAACCATCGTGGCCCGAATAAAGTTTGCAGCAATCTGATCCACCGATTTAAACTCGATTGCGTGGAGCCTGGTTTAGAATCAACCACATCCGTTGTCTTGTCGTTGACCTGGGAAGCCATCAGTTTGGTAATACGTTGGGTTTGATCGTACCAGTCACAAACTGTGAAACATTAAGCCTTTTAACTGTTACATGCCAAGACCTTAAAGCTGGCCCGGCATCGCCATACACAAACAACATAACTATGAAACCGGGCAAATCACTACTGTATGGGAGTGggttttgttttacgtcgcactcggcaacattctagccatatggcggcggtgtttAAATATTCAattctggaccacacaatccagtgatcaacaacatgaccatcgatctgtgcagttggaaaccgatgacatgtgtcaaccaagtcagcgagcctgaccacccaatcccgttcgttgtctcttacgacaagcatagtcgccatttatggcaaggagggttgccgaaggcctattctaccccggacattcacgggtgCTACAGTTTGAGAAACAAAATTAATACGATTGACAGAAACAATTATCCACAGATATTAATCTACCACTTTCGAAAATGCTAAAATCAGGCATGACATGCTGTTGTTACTGCATGCGACACGTGCCAACTATCCGCTGCGTTTTGGTGTTATGTTTTACAGGCATAGAGTTTAACGTTTTTTTCTCATGTTTAAACATTTGATATTAACATTACATAAACGTAACATCCGGCTAAGATGGCTATGGTTAATAATGTTAGTGCTGTAGAATGTCACTTCGGGGCGTGAGTTATTGGTGCAGTCTCTGGGGTACCAGAACACAAGTGCTATGCCTCATACGTTGTACGTTAATGGGGAATTGAATGGGTTGTACGTTAACGGGTGGATATCCCGTaggtttgtcgtaagaggtgacaaacattattggttggtcaggctcgcagactttgttgacacatgtcatcgaatgcCAATTAAGTACATCAACATCATCTTGGTcacagggttgtctggtccagactgaactatttacagaccgccgacatacagctggaatattgcttagtgcggcgttaaacagcaaacagacCAATGCGAAGATATGACTGGGATACGGAGTTAAAGTAACGGTGAAGTTGGGCGGCGTGGTAGCTTAGCGGTTAAAGCGCTGTcttgtcatactgaagaccTTGGCTCGATTCAGAAAATTGGTATAATGTGGGAAGCCAATTTCTGCTGTCACCGTCGGTGTTACTGCTGGAAAACAGCGAACAAACACCCAACTCAATCACACCCAGGCTTGTCGCCGCCTAACCCGTGTTTGCAGGTTTCAACAAGCACCACTCAACCCTTGTTTGCAGGTTTCACTCCCTGGCTTGTCGCCGCCCAACCCTTGTTTGCAGGTTTCACTCCCTGGCTTGTTTCCACCCAACCCTTGTTTGCAGGTTTTGCTCCCTGGTTTGTTTCCGCCCAACCCTTGTTTGCAGGTTTCACTTCCTGGCTTGTTTCCGCCCAACCCTTGTTTGCAGGTTTCGCTCCCTGACTTGTCACTGTCATACACTTGTTTGCAGGTTTCGCTCCCTGACTTGTCGCCGCCCAACCCTTGTTTGCAGGTTTCGCTCCCTGGCTTGTCGCCGCCCAACCCTTGTTTGCAGGTTTCACTCCCTGGCTTGTTTCCACCCAACCCTTGTTTGCAGGTTTTGCTCCCTGGCTTGTTTCCGCCCAACCCTTGTTTGCAGGTTTCACTCCCTGGCTTGTTTCCGCCCAACCCTTGTTTGCAGGTTTCGCTCCCTGGCTTGTCACCGCCATACCCTTGTTTGCAGATTCTCACGACATGGCGTTGGGACATCGGGGTCGAACTGGTTTCCATTGCGCCTTAGTAGATAGAATAGGCAGGGTACGTGAACTGGGTAAGTGCTGACCTTTGTATCTCGGAAGCCTGGGAACGTTTGCTCATGACATCTATCACTGGACTTTCTGGCCAAGAAAGACCGATGAGATATTGTAGCGCTACACAAGAAAGGTTTAGGTATGCTATTATGAACGTTTTCAGAGGAATATGCCCGGGTATATTATGTTATTTTGATATTGCCTCTACATTTGGGCTCTACATTTGGGCATCTAACATTTCTTGTCACCTAAGAATGACTCAAATTCTCCACAATTGATACCTACATCAATCACCCATCAGCACCTTAGCTGCACGCCTTCAACAAATCCAGTTTAAAGGATGGTTACACAAAATCCACTCACTGTACAATATCACAATTACGTCTGTTTTCATCATAGTCGTTAGGGACGCTACAGAACGAGCAAAACACTTTACCAGTTAGCTTGACTTTGATTTTCAGGATTTTATTATCATATAAAACTAGTACATAACAAATATGCACAGTACATACtcaaagaaatatttataaatcattatatatgaaaatattacaaCTGTCTCTTAATAAAATCTACAATGCTGTTCATGAATGTCGAACCAGCATCGAACCCATACTTCTCATAATCAAGTGCATTCATGATTCCATGAAACGAGTCTGCCAGGTACTTAACCTGAACTTTGTTCCCAGCTTGTTTCAGCCTCTCGGCTAAGATAAAGTTCTCGTCGCGAAGTGGATCCCATTCCGCAGCCACGACAAGAGAAGCTGGCAGATTTTTCAGATTCTCCTCCATCATTGGGGCCGCCCTGGGATCACTGAACATCTTGCTGATGTATTTGACGTCATCGGTTATAGAGCTTGCAAGGCTCACTTCCGGTTCATAGCCATCAGGAATAAACTCCTTTGGGAGAAGTCTGTAATCAATGAGTTTGGTACATCGCTGCACTAATTCCGGTGTAGAGAAATTCCTTGTTGTAAGAAGTTCACTTTGTGCCTTTGTTAAATTGAAATAAGAGTCAATGAAATATGTAGACATTGCCGTGGGTTTCTCATACTCTTCACGCAGTTTCATGGAGGGCAGGGATTTGTCGCAAAATTGGTAGATCCCGTATATCAAGATCTGTGCTTTCAGGGCTGGCTTTGTCTTTTGGTCCCTCAGCGTCAGGGAAACTGCTATAGCATTATTTCCACCAGAACTGTCGCCTAGATGAAAGTGATGTTTAATTAGTATTCACAGCGTTATATGCCGACACAATCATGCAAAACAATCGTCATCATTGTATAGTATAATTAATAATTGTGGCACCTGGAACAAGCTTGGTTTCCACAGcagaaaattatatatttcagtaatattttgCTATGTCATGAAAGACTGAAGTTATTTTGTTTACCAATACTAAGCCGTGAAATGCATGAGTCTGAAGAAGTGTGTTTGATTCTGATAGGTCAAAATAAAGATGAAAATTCCTCACATTCGAATCCTGAAAATTAACACGTTACATATATAAATGCACATTATTACATATATAAATGACCGCCTATAACCTATTGGAATTGTATACTTTTGATACAAGAAAAAACGCATCATATTCAGTATGATGAGATATGTTTGAGATAACGCActtatgtaaaatatataaaatatatatcgcCGACGTGTATAGGTCTCACAATCACAAGCCAAGATTGTCATGAAGAAACAGGTACACAAAATAGTTCAGGTCTCGCTGTCGCGAAACCAGCCCGagttttttactcaaatttcaaacaatttgatAATTTGAAACAGCTAAATTTCTAACTTATTTACATTCCTGCAAAATACGAAACATGTAACTTATCAACCTAAATCAGATTGACTACGTTTGAGTCTTATATCCATTTGAGATTATTAtgggaaatgtattttcctGCTTTTCaacaaatttgagtaaaaactgtAACGCAAACActgagacttaagtttgtttcaagaaatcaggGTCAGAACTCCCAAACCCATGTCGCGAAAGGTGATAGGGCATGTGTATCATTTATGATATTTTCCCATGAATCCATAGAAAAAACACGGCCATGATTACATTTACCTCCAACCGATATCCTGTTTGGGTCAAGGCCGAGGTTACGACCCTCTTTCAAAGCATAAAGCGCCACCTGGATACAGTCATGGAAACCTGCAGGAAATGGGTGCTCTGGAGCCAGTCGGTACCTGGCGAAAACAGTTTACTTTAGTTGTCACACTTACAACATCTTACGTCAAGTGCGTTACATGTCAGCAATAGAAATGAGTGACGTATATGGTTAATGTCTGCTCTAGGGAGTATTAATGTGTGAGCCAGCTTTGGATGAAGACCACTTCGAGAGTGTTTCCGTAATTGTACGTCATCTCATTCCACTGagcatcgagtgagtgagtgagtgagtgagtgagtgagtgagtgagttggactttacaccgcttttaggtATATTCCCGCCATACCTCGGCTAGGGGCACCAGAGActgacttcacacaatgtagccATTTGGGGAAACCAAGGAGGGTCTCCGGCGTGAAGGGCGCACGCTATAGCCACTGGGCCATTGAACAATGTTCAGCGTTTCGATTGGTCTAAGACCGTGAATGCCCCATAGTGATAGACATTTGTTTTCCAAACAGAAGAGCCTTTGAGTCGTTAGTGTGCGTAGGTAAAAGATTCGGATATGCGCCCAAAGTTGTGATCTGTAGTAAACAGAACGAGTGTGCTGGGTTTTAACGCTGCTTTGAACCGTGTACATGGCGTGCAGCTTGACTTCGGAAACCCATTCGTGATGCGGATCTCACAGAGTATTTTGATTATACCCACGAGCAGGGTGCTTTCAAATGTAATCAGGACCAGTTGTGATTTGTATCCACAATAATGTGTATTTCTTGTGCCTTGCgacatgttgtttgtttggtgtttgaagCCGCATTCGTCTACATTCCAGTTATAAGGCGGCggttaatccagtgatcaacatcatgaggatcgatctactTAACTGACATACAATATCAATGTCAGAAAGTCTGACGACATGGAAAGCGAAACGTTGCGCCTGCGATTGGATCACTTCCGCCAGATGCATGAGATGTTATTGAACTTACTCAACAGAAATGACGATTATATTGGCTTTGCGAGCAATGGAGGCGCACGGAAGATCGTAGGAATCTAAAAGAAAAAAGGCATGTGTTTTTAGTCTGATTAGAAGATCAACACACTGGAAATCAACACACTCACCAACCATTCATTAATCCAGATAAATGCTATTTCTCACTATTTCACTTAACATCAAAACCGTCCAGATGATGGCGAGTGTTCGAGAACGCGGTTGCAATATCtcttaaatgagaactgattgCACTTTGCCATTTGGAAATGGTTAAATGAAATGTATGCTGTATCACTGATAACACTTACTCGGTCAAATACGTTCTGGTTGAATCTCATTCGGGattcaaaaaaaagaaacactttTAGAGCAAGGCACCCGATCGCTAGCACACTTTCTCGGAGACCTGACCCACTGAGTCGAAGTCTAGTAAGGAGTGGCCGAGATCACGTAAACCGGCACGGCTCCAATGGCCGAAAACtgtgaatacactctgtcaaaCTATCTCGAGACATTTGTTTCACAGAAAATATCCATACTCCTGTTTATTAACATGGACACTTACTAACGTTAAGTACCATGAAGCCCCCGCCATGGTAATACACCAACCCAGGTAAGGCTTCTTTGGCTGACTTGGGTTTGTACACCCTTACTGGGACTCCATTCAATTCTGTGTCGTAAATCTGTAACGAAACAAATTATTTGAAACCTATATAGAGAGAGAGTCAAGCGGAACATGGGTTCAGTTCAGGGTGGGGAAAGACAGTAAAGTAGCTATGGCAGAGTATGAGTTACGATCCTTTCTTTTTCAAATGAGCGGATGTTAGAGACGATTTGTGTAAAGGAAGAAGGCGAGAAAGCATTCTCCCCCCTTACAGCTGTGTTCACAGATCATATCTTTAAGTAAAAAATGCTCTGAGTTTAACTAGAATATTCTTCTCACAAATCAAGAAGGTCGTCAAAATGCGGACCGGGTGGTTACCTCAAGTGCAGCCAGATCCTCCGCGGATGGCCCAGATGAAAACAAGTCTTCCATTACTCTACGTATTCCCTCAATCCTCTCTTTCCCACTCCAACCAAGCTGGTACGACAGTTCATTCTTGCAATGGAAACAATATATACTGCATTAACAAATAAACATCAGTGCTCACATTATTCAAATGTCCTGAGAGAGATTCCGTTTGGTTTTAAGctaaaattaaaaagaaaacagaccACTGAAAATTATTGATCTCACCTGGGGTTCGAGGAAAGGTTTACAGCGAGTGACTTATGATGGTCTTCAGAACCATCCCAAACTTGGCTACATTATATTAGTGTTCCCGTGGCATGGAGTTTGGTCATGCTAGGAGCCACTGCATTGAAAGAATTGattaagtttagtttcacaccgcttttagcagtgttcAAGCGATATCTCGTGTGGTTTACTTACAACCATAAATGCCAGCTTTAGTCTGCCAAACATCTTCTGCAGTTGCCACTGGTTGGCCAGGTGGGCAGGAAAAGGTGTGTACATAATGTACCCAAAACCGGCAAGAAGGACGCCGCTTACCACAAACAGTGCTGTACCGCATTTACCCATCCTGCAACACAGATAATCGCAGTCAAATGTCGTTATAACCATTCCTTAATTATGTCTCTTTGTAATATTTAAAAAGCTGCTATTAGTATAGAAGtgaaatttgtatttttctatTGTTCACCTAAAACAGATTATTGAATGTCAAAACGTGCGGGTTTTTATCTTGATATTATCACGACATTGTTTGATTTGCAATGTACCGTTGCACTGCTGGATATGGGCCTagtttgttctgttttatgtgTTACAAACACATGTGCAAAAGCTCTAAATGAataaccaaacacacacacgtatacacacaaaGACATCACGCCGGTGGACACCATATATGGGCTTAAAATTctacccatgtaaggaatcgaatccaggtctttggcgtgacgagagaacactttaaccgctagactatcccaccgcccctactGGTAGTGATGTTCTTCAGTTGTAGCTCATTGTGACTGTATTATCGTAtttaaccacccgatccccgaCCTGACAATGCCATCCTTACATGAAAATGCGGAGTGCGTTATCGTTTACAATCTGCGCAAGCAAAATGTCTTGTGTCGATACTGATAAAGTAAAGTTAAATAGTTATTCTTGTGACATATGCTTTGCAAtagtatcgatgaaaatgctaGGAAAGTATTGTAACGGTCCATTTTCGGATTATTCTGCAGCAAATATATGGAGTGCCGTCAGGTAGTGAATACCGCTGTTGTGTTGTCTTTGCCGGGCCCGTGAAGTGCCAACGCAGCATACCTCGAGAACTAGGCTGGGCTATAGCCACCCTCTCCTCCTCGCCACACCAAATGTAGTGCAGGTGGTTGAGCCCGAACCAATAGTACGTCGATTAAACAATCGCGTGCGCCATGTATAATTCTTTGTGATGTCTGTCTCACGTCTAATCAGGATGGGTTTATTGGTGTTAATATAAGGCCGCTGGTCGCAATCCTGCATTCTAGACATTTCCCAACGTATTCTCTTGAAATgtttaaacatgtttgtgtgaaaagtTGCTATCGTAATAAGTTTTATTCCTTAAATACATTCCTACAGTTATACTATAATTACATACAGCCAGACGAAAATACATTAAACAAGTCCGTACACAATTTATGgcatgcgtgtgcgtgcgtgtgtgtgatgattttctctctctctctctctctcacacacacacacacacacacacacacacacacacagagagaattataaaaacctgtgcCCCCCTAACCTACAGAAAGTCAGCCACAAACAAAAAGATGAACGGTCCCAGGTCCGTCATAGCGGCTTTGAACTGCCGAACATAGTATGCGCATGAGCGAGATTTCTGTAGGACCCCATCGCTTCTCCCTCGCGTACTTTGTCTTAGATGTTAACTCGTCGCAGAATGGTCGACCCTATGTTGAATaataacccactcactcactgcttgtTAACGCCCAAATTACAGCACCGAATCTGCCTGTATGTATCTAGCCCACatgcacgcacgcgcgcacacacacacacacacacacacacacacacacacacacacacacactttactTGTAACATCTCGGTGTTCGAGGTAATGTGGAAAGATAACGTTAGAAACTTAATTACTGTACATGTTTACCTGCTTTTGTGTCCGACTGCAGTGAGAGACCGCCTTGCAATGTACCCTGCATCAAAGCTGGACTTTGACTTGAAGGTAAGTAGTTATATTGAGCGCCTGAGTCACACGTGTAGCGGACAGACATGGCCCACTTAAAAACCCCGTCGATGAAAGGTCACGCTGTTCGTCTCTGAATACTATGGAACACTGTAAGGGACATCCTCGCGATATCGGGTTGTCGCTATCGCACAAATGCGAAAACGCGTGATTCCCGAGCCCACTTCGGCCTATAAGGTCATGCAGTGAGATACGTTTCAGGAAAAGCACATTTAGTCGTAAAATCAGGCAAAACTTTGAGATACGAATGCTGcagaaacaaataagaaatCAGACTATATTCGTGGGAGTTAGGTCGCTGAGCCAGGTACGACGCCGGGCCGTCAACTTCCctgcatgaaatgcatgtgctgcCAACAGGCACAGGGGGGCATCTCAAAGATAGTTTGTGATTTTTCACGTGTGTTGAATGTGTCTCATCTAGTGATTAACATTCTActtgtctttctttcatgacGTTTATGTTGATATATGTACAAGAGTATGACACCTGATACCCACAGAACAGCTACCGTcataaatgtctcaaaatatatagatgGTGTGACAAAGAGAACGTATTTTTTCACGTGTGTTGAATGTGTCTCATCTATTGACTGACATATGACGATGACAGGAAAATCCGGATGAGATCTCACTCCCAACACACCTTAGGGAGTTGGAACATGGTTTAACACAGGAATGGCAACAGTTTCCCACCGACGTCATCAGACCTCTTACAACGTAAATGAGACGTTGTGTTTATGCATGCATTAACCCTAGATGAGGACACACAAACTATTGATCATAAGCACTTCCTGGTTTTTATTATGAACTCCACAACGAATTTCAAactttgtaaatgtaaatgtcattgtAAAACTGACATTTGACTCCCTGGCCAATCATCCCTCTGTAAATTTAATAAGTTTGCATTTGTCACTTGTCTAAACCATTGTTAATACTTTAGAAACAGTCCATTCTTCCAATACAGATGAATTTTCATTTAGTGCATTTAGTTACTTTTTACTATACAAATTTTGTGATGGGGCATATTGTTTTGGCATTTAGTGTATAACCACATTCTCTAACCAAGCAATATCGCAGCTATTGCAAGTCATGTGATATGTTTGGGGCGCGGTGGGTGAGCTGTCTAATAAGCCCCTTTCACATGCACATATTTACTTATATGAAAAGTTTTTGCATGTATGCAAATATACTTATGTGTGCAAATTTCGGCATGTGAATGCAAATACTTATGTGAGCAAATTTGCATGTGGAGCAAATTTGCACCTACTCCGAGCAGGTGCAAAATTATTTTAACTCATGTGTAATTTTGCGCTAGGAGCAATTTTACTCGCGTGAgtattttcagttgtttttcTGTTCATTGGTTTCATCATCGCTATTTATGGCACAGGTGTGACCAAAATCGTCATGATGCAATCTTGCCTTATTGGTGACAGCGTGATCATTCCCATTTGGATATTTCACAGAGCTGGATGTCAGGTAAATCGTGCAGATGAAGAAAGAGAGAGGTAGGGCGGACTGATGAGGACACttcatgtttgtgaaatgtttggAAAGAGCAGAATATAGAGAAGGAACGTGAAGATCCAAAAATTAATAATTCTGGGATTTAATCGAAGCTTACTCTGGAAATGGTCAAACCTCGTAGCAGTGCAAAATAAAGGTGCATACTCTGAAGCGGTGTTATAGACTGTGTAAAGCAAACCAAAATAAAAGTGGTGTGGGAAGAAAACTTTGCACGTTTTTCAACTTGATGAAGTATTGGGAACTAGGCCAGCTACGTCCCCAGTGAAACTTATAGAGCCACTCAGTAAGAGACGAAAGCATGATGACTCTGACAGTGAGTTGAGCGAATCAGTAGACGAAGCAGACCCATCAGATATTAGAACAGAAAAAGGTGAAAGAGACAGGATTGAAGATAACCTGGAGGATTCGATTGAGCAGAAGGGCGCTAAACCTGAAGACAAAACAGATGACATAGAAGAACACCAGTGtacatcaaacaaaaataatagcAAGATGGTTCAAGAGGATAACAAAAGTGGGAAAGAAAAGCAAGTACAGAAACCAAAGAAAACTACACACATGATTCGACTGGCAGTTAgatggagggggggggggggtgttctGGCATCACCTGTGTGGTTATTTGGTAGATACAGGCAAACAGTTGCACCAAAAGGTTATGTCACTGTTTTTGGCAAGTGTCATTGCACTTAGCTTTAACATATGTGTGGGATATGACAGACCTACCCATCTTTCCAGTCAGGTTCAAACCTACCAACATACTTTAAGTGATTCCCTGTGGGCAAAAACTTGATTACTGTTTTGACTGAATAGAAGAAAGCAAGGTACCTCCAGGTAATTAATATAACTGTGAAACTTGGATAACACAATTATATAAAGCAATAAGAACATCAAAGCAAAACAATTGAACAGGTCATAAGTTTTGAGTAGTCAAACAAACCTTCCTTCCGAAAGAAAGGCGAATGCAAATATAAAAGCTCTTGGCATGCCAATATTTTTCATATAGTAACAGATCTCAGGACTGTCACACAACATTGTGAACGAAAGCAGAAGCAACGTCATCTCGATTTTTGCTTTCACACATGATAT
This genomic stretch from Haliotis asinina isolate JCU_RB_2024 chromosome 4, JCU_Hal_asi_v2, whole genome shotgun sequence harbors:
- the LOC137281461 gene encoding arylacetamide deacetylase-like, with the protein product MGKCGTALFVVSGVLLAGFGYIMYTPFPAHLANQWQLQKMFGRLKLAFMVNELSYQLGWSGKERIEGIRRVMEDLFSSGPSAEDLAALEIYDTELNGVPVRVYKPKSAKEALPGLVYYHGGGFMVLNVNSYDLPCASIARKANIIVISVEYRLAPEHPFPAGFHDCIQVALYALKEGRNLGLDPNRISVGGDSSGGNNAIAVSLTLRDQKTKPALKAQILIYGIYQFCDKSLPSMKLREEYEKPTAMSTYFIDSYFNLTKAQSELLTTRNFSTPELVQRCTKLIDYRLLPKEFIPDGYEPEVSLASSITDDVKYISKMFSDPRAAPMMEENLKNLPASLVVAAEWDPLRDENFILAERLKQAGNKVQVKYLADSFHGIMNALDYEKYGFDAGSTFMNSIVDFIKRQL